A window of Roseburia hominis A2-183 genomic DNA:
GTATATCAAATGCTGCAAACCGCGCAAGTGTGACTTATACAAACAATGGTACATATTTGAAAACGGATTCCTCTCTAACGTCAGGTAAGATAGATAAGGAAGTATAATGGTTATTTCGACCAGAAAGCATGACGATTACAAAATCAGTGGGAAATATGTCTGCTGATTTTTTTATTACAAAAAAAAGGTCGGTTCGTTACATTTGAGTAGATAATAAATGAAGAAAGGGCGATATAAAAAACAGATAAATAAAATTTCAGGGAAAGGATAATAGGATAATGAAGATTCAAAATGATACAGGTGTTACCTATGCTGCAAACACGAATCGTTATAGCAACACACAAAATGCTGGCAGCAAAACGGGCAGAACATATAAGAATGCCCATGAATATAAGAACTATTTAACACAAAAATATGATTGCTTAAGAAGCAAAGATTATTCCGTAAATATAAACAGCTCTCTTTTGTCAGAGGTTATGGGAGATGAAAAGACAAAACAATGGCTGGAGTACAATTTATCGCTAATACCAAAAACAATAGAACAGTCAGAAGCTTATGTGGCAGCAAGAGGAGCAAAGATACTGAGTTATAGTATTACTATAAATGGATATGATAGCATGAGTTCTGTAATGTGTACTCAGGATGAGGCTGATCCAGGAACAGAAAAAGCAAGGAAAGAACTTGAAGAAAGACTTGAAAAAAGAAAAGCAGAAAAGAAAGAGACAGAAGAACGGCTGGAAAAACAGCGTGCCGAAAAACAGGAGCAGGAAGAACGGCAATATAATCTGAGAATAGATGGCAAAGATGTGGCAGATCTGACAGGAAAACTGGTGGAACTGCTAGGTACTTCAACATCTATAGGAGTGATGGAAAGCGGAACATCGTCATTTGATGCGTTGGCATAGAAGCGTTGAAAAGGAGCAATATTGATTTAGTTGTTGGAAGAAAAACACTGATAAAGTTCAGAAAGAAACTAGTCAGACAAAGTAAAAACAGATAGGAAGGTAAGATTATGGCAATCACAGGATCCCAACAACGGTATCTGTATCAAGTGCATTTTTAAAGAAGTGCATGAATGACCCAGAAAAAGCAAAATATTTGGAAGAAAATTTAGCGGCTATTCCGGATTGTGCCAAAAGTGCAGTTGCTGGTTGTCAGGGAACCTTGACAAATCTTAGTTATCAGATTGATGCAACACAAATTTACACGAAATAATCCAAGAACAGAAAGCGAAGGAGAAGCAGAAAAATTCATAGTATAATTGTGACACTTATGGTAAAATCGCATCAGATGTCGAAAGATATCTGATACGAAGAGAAAAGGACGAGAAATATGAACAAAAGTGTCAGTATTATTACGGATTTGGATGGTTCAAAAATAGCCCTTATTAATGATATAAGATTTAAGTCGAGGAAGGGGATAGATTGGAATGAAGTAGAGCAGTATCTGAAAGAATATATTGGAGAATACTTTGAAATATCCGAAACCTCAGAGAAAATATATATCGGTTCTGATTTTCCAGATGAGTTCAGTCATTCAAATGATACAAAGGGATTAAAAGGTGCTAATATGAAAGCGAAAGCAAACATTACGCCTGCTATTGGTGAACTTATCCAGATTGCTTCTGAAAAGGCACAGTATCCTGATTATAAGAATAAACATGGGGCAAAGGCACAATTTGGATGGTATCGTTATAATACAAGATTTGGAATACCGGTTTATGATGAAGATGGAAATCTGGAGCGTTATAACATTTTTTCAACAAGAATGCTTGTAAGATGTGATGCAGATGGAAAACTTTATCTATATGATTTGGTAAGAACAAAAAAAGAAACGAGCAAGCCGCATGAGCAATAGCTGTACGGTAGTAAACTTCGTTTCTTCCTAACACCTATAGTAAAGGTATATGTATTGTTTGTCAAGAAGAAAATCTTGAAAGGATGTGATTTCATGGCATACAGCCAGCAACTTTGGGACGAAGCAAAAAGAAAATGTAAGCTTGGGGAAGAAGAAATAAGAATGGCAAAAGAAATGAGGCTTAATCCCAAGAGCCACAAAAGGAAAAAATAACATTTAACTAAGCCGTTATGGAGAGTACATCTTCATGGCGGCTTTTTTTGTTGGCATTTGAAAGAAGGTGAGAAAATTGAAAATCAAAAAGGTTGATAAAGCAAAGAAGGGAATGTTCAGGCAGTATCGGGCAGCATTAAAGGAATCCAAGCAGTCCATTAAGACAAAAAATTCTTCCATTAAGATGAGCA
This region includes:
- a CDS encoding DUF6033 family protein, encoding MKIQNDTGVTYAANTNRYSNTQNAGSKTGRTYKNAHEYKNYLTQKYDCLRSKDYSVNINSSLLSEVMGDEKTKQWLEYNLSLIPKTIEQSEAYVAARGAKILSYSITINGYDSMSSVMCTQDEADPGTEKARKELEERLEKRKAEKKETEERLEKQRAEKQEQEERQYNLRIDGKDVADLTGKLVELLGTSTSIGVMESGTSSFDALA